A region of Paenibacillus sp. JNUCC-31 DNA encodes the following proteins:
- a CDS encoding proline racemase family protein — MRISKLVSTIDTHTGGNPTRTVTSGAPELIGHTMAEKMVYMSEHYDHFRRALMLEPRGHEVMSGCILTPPCNKSADIGVVFIESGGYLPMCGHDTIGLCTALIEGGIYPGNKDVIHLDTPAGMVKAKLTVEDGKVKKVSFTNIASFLYQSDVRVRVEGIGVISVDIAYGGNFYGLVDARPLHLPLVPGRGAEIVELAIKIREAINREIEVVHPEISVIRGLTHIEFYSDPVSPSANCRNTVVVPPGGIDRSPCGTGTSAKVAVLHAKGELQKGEEFVHESIVGSLFQAKVLEETTVGGLAAVIPEISGSAWITGFHQFVYKEQDPLSQGFFLL; from the coding sequence TTGAGAATATCCAAGCTGGTGAGCACAATCGACACGCACACGGGGGGGAACCCCACCCGGACCGTGACAAGCGGAGCACCCGAGCTGATCGGCCACACAATGGCCGAGAAGATGGTGTACATGTCCGAACATTACGACCATTTCCGCCGGGCTCTAATGCTGGAACCGCGGGGGCATGAAGTGATGTCCGGCTGCATTTTGACCCCCCCGTGCAACAAAAGTGCAGACATCGGGGTTGTCTTTATCGAAAGCGGTGGATATTTGCCGATGTGCGGACACGACACGATCGGCCTATGCACGGCACTGATCGAGGGAGGAATTTACCCCGGGAACAAAGACGTTATCCATTTGGATACGCCAGCAGGAATGGTTAAAGCAAAGCTTACAGTGGAGGACGGGAAGGTAAAGAAGGTTTCGTTCACCAACATCGCTTCTTTTTTATACCAATCGGATGTACGGGTTCGCGTTGAGGGTATTGGCGTCATTTCCGTTGATATTGCGTATGGTGGCAATTTTTACGGGCTTGTGGACGCGCGCCCGCTTCATCTGCCACTTGTTCCCGGACGGGGGGCGGAGATCGTGGAGCTGGCGATCAAGATCCGGGAGGCGATCAATCGCGAAATCGAGGTGGTACATCCCGAAATCTCCGTCATTCGCGGACTCACCCATATTGAGTTTTACAGTGATCCGGTCTCGCCGTCCGCCAACTGTCGGAATACGGTTGTCGTACCCCCTGGGGGCATTGACCGCTCTCCATGCGGCACGGGAACTTCTGCGAAAGTTGCCGTGCTTCACGCCAAAGGGGAGCTGCAAAAAGGGGAGGAGTTCGTGCATGAAAGCATCGTAGGCTCCTTGTTCCAGGCAAAAGTATTGGAAGAAACGACCGTGGGTGGTTTGGCAGCAGTCATCCCCGAAATATCCGGTTCAGCGTGGATTACGGGCTTTCATCAGTTTGTTTATAAGGAGCAGGATCCGTTGAGTCAGGGATTTTTCCTGCTCTAA
- a CDS encoding carbohydrate ABC transporter permease, with protein MKKSRRIQQIIVYLFLIGGAAFCLLPLFWLVRSSMMNSLQIFEMPPKWIPSPFRLQNYVEALTTIDFFQFFRNTLFITVSCLFGALFSSSIGAYSYARLEWPGRRLFFGLLLASMMLPSAVTLIPTFIGWRFADLINTYFPLILPVWLGSAFDIFLLRQFYSTIPKDMDEAAYVDGAGPWTIFTRIIIPLSKPPLIVIGLFSFMNSWNDFMGPLVYLNEERKFTLALGLQMFQSLHSAQWHLLMAASTVVILPVIVVFFIGQRYFIEGITLTGMKG; from the coding sequence GTGAAGAAAAGCCGCCGTATTCAGCAAATTATCGTGTATTTGTTCCTCATTGGGGGAGCTGCCTTTTGTTTACTCCCGCTGTTTTGGCTGGTACGCAGTTCGATGATGAATTCGCTGCAAATTTTTGAGATGCCTCCGAAGTGGATTCCTTCGCCGTTTCGGCTGCAAAACTATGTGGAGGCACTGACCACCATCGACTTTTTCCAGTTTTTCCGCAACACCTTATTCATTACCGTCAGCTGTCTGTTTGGAGCACTCTTTAGCAGCTCGATTGGAGCCTACAGCTACGCCAGGCTGGAATGGCCGGGAAGGCGGCTCTTCTTCGGCTTGCTGCTGGCCAGCATGATGCTTCCCAGCGCCGTCACCTTGATTCCCACTTTTATCGGCTGGAGGTTTGCCGATCTGATCAATACGTATTTCCCGCTGATTCTGCCGGTATGGTTGGGATCTGCCTTCGATATCTTTTTGCTCCGGCAGTTTTATTCCACGATACCGAAAGACATGGATGAAGCCGCATATGTGGATGGGGCAGGGCCGTGGACCATTTTCACCCGGATCATCATTCCTTTGTCCAAACCGCCCCTCATCGTGATTGGATTGTTTTCCTTTATGAATTCCTGGAACGACTTCATGGGACCGCTGGTGTACTTGAATGAGGAGAGAAAGTTCACGCTGGCATTAGGCCTGCAGATGTTCCAGTCGCTTCACAGTGCGCAGTGGCACCTTCTGATGGCGGCCTCGACCGTGGTCATTTTACCGGTCATCGTCGTTTTTTTCATAGGCCAGCGTTATTTTATCGAAGGGATTACGTTGACCGGAATGAAAGGGTAA
- a CDS encoding NAD(P)/FAD-dependent oxidoreductase, with the protein MNAESAEVVVIGGGIIGMSIAYYAARQGMDVVVVERGELAGGTSSKCDGNILAIDKDPGFDSQMSLKSQELVAEWARELDEEFEYRAPGSILVCETEEEMLAAENWVLRQREAGLPFRMLDQKDLRSEWPALAEDLLGGLECATDSTVNPLLLTYSLASAARRYGARLRVHTSVTAIMLDAQRRIRGVETTGGTIHAQTVINAAGVWSKHIGQMVGLDIPIEPRKGHILVASRSESIGKRKVMEFGYLISKFGGKRSVDPKFEQYGIALVFEPTASQNFLIGSSRQFVGMDARVDQEVIRLIAERAIRFFPALEQIPLLRTYAGLRPWTPDHLPIVSAVDEIPGFYIAAGHEGDGISLAAVTGKVISEMLNGAETCIPVDPLRYDRFRHEAGRQEVIF; encoded by the coding sequence ATGAATGCTGAATCTGCGGAGGTTGTTGTTATCGGCGGCGGGATTATCGGCATGTCCATCGCTTATTATGCGGCGAGGCAAGGTATGGATGTGGTTGTGGTGGAGCGGGGAGAACTCGCCGGAGGGACCTCTTCCAAATGCGACGGCAATATTCTTGCGATTGACAAGGATCCCGGCTTTGACAGCCAGATGTCCTTAAAATCGCAGGAACTGGTGGCGGAATGGGCCCGGGAGCTCGATGAGGAATTTGAGTATCGCGCCCCCGGAAGCATCCTTGTCTGCGAGACGGAAGAGGAGATGCTTGCCGCCGAAAACTGGGTTTTACGCCAGAGGGAGGCCGGCCTTCCGTTCCGCATGCTCGACCAAAAAGATCTGCGCAGCGAATGGCCAGCGCTGGCCGAAGATCTGCTCGGCGGCTTAGAGTGCGCAACGGATTCCACCGTAAATCCGTTGCTGCTCACCTATTCGCTGGCATCCGCCGCTCGCCGGTATGGAGCCAGGCTGCGGGTTCATACATCCGTTACGGCGATTATGCTTGATGCTCAGCGGAGAATCCGCGGGGTAGAGACCACTGGCGGTACGATTCATGCACAGACCGTCATCAATGCTGCCGGGGTATGGTCGAAGCATATTGGACAAATGGTCGGGCTGGATATTCCGATCGAACCCCGCAAAGGTCATATTCTGGTCGCTTCCCGCTCAGAGAGCATCGGGAAGCGGAAGGTGATGGAATTTGGTTACCTGATCAGCAAGTTTGGCGGAAAGCGGAGCGTGGACCCGAAATTTGAACAATACGGGATCGCGCTTGTATTCGAACCGACCGCATCGCAAAATTTCCTGATTGGATCGAGCCGCCAATTTGTGGGGATGGACGCTCGCGTGGACCAGGAGGTCATCCGGCTTATCGCCGAAAGGGCAATTCGCTTTTTCCCTGCCCTGGAACAGATTCCGCTGCTTCGAACCTACGCGGGATTGCGTCCCTGGACACCGGATCATCTGCCGATTGTATCTGCCGTTGATGAAATTCCCGGGTTCTACATCGCGGCCGGACACGAAGGTGATGGCATCAGCCTGGCCGCCGTTACGGGAAAAGTCATTAGCGAAATGCTGAACGGAGCGGAGACCTGTATTCCGGTTGATCCGCTGCGTTATGACCGTTTCCGCCACGAGGCGGGCCGACAGGAGGTAATCTTTTGA
- a CDS encoding M24 family metallopeptidase, with protein MEAQRLSKVREVIEQQEMDALLISSPFNRRYVTGFTGTAGWAVITQDQAWLVTDFRYVSQAGQQAKEFEVVQHGGQPLELIREKLGAAGVKKMGFEKHHVPFADYETYERTFAGIELAPIGDAIEKLRGIKDEREQHCIRKAIEITEKAFAFILGVMKPGVTEREVAAELEYFMRKNGAVSSAYPIIVASGARSALPHGLASDKPLGMNEFVTMDFGANYEGYCSDLTRTVFIGKPTERHREIYQIVMEANQSVLEGLKPGMTGKEGDSLAREYITGRGYGDYFGHGLGHAFGLEIHEPMRFSQQTEDKLEPGMIMTVEPGIYLPDFGGVRIEDNILVTDTGIEVLTTSNKELIVL; from the coding sequence ATGGAAGCTCAGCGACTCAGCAAGGTAAGGGAAGTGATCGAGCAGCAGGAAATGGATGCACTGTTGATTTCCAGTCCGTTTAACCGGAGATATGTTACCGGCTTTACGGGAACTGCCGGTTGGGCTGTAATTACTCAGGATCAAGCGTGGCTAGTGACCGATTTTCGTTATGTCAGCCAAGCGGGGCAGCAAGCCAAGGAATTTGAAGTGGTGCAGCATGGGGGCCAGCCGCTTGAGCTGATCCGCGAAAAACTGGGCGCCGCCGGCGTCAAGAAAATGGGATTTGAAAAACATCATGTTCCCTTTGCCGACTATGAAACGTACGAGCGCACGTTTGCCGGCATCGAACTAGCGCCAATTGGGGACGCCATCGAAAAGCTGCGAGGCATTAAAGATGAGAGGGAGCAGCACTGTATTCGGAAAGCAATCGAAATTACGGAAAAGGCCTTTGCGTTTATTCTGGGTGTAATGAAGCCTGGCGTTACCGAAAGGGAGGTGGCGGCGGAGCTGGAATATTTCATGCGCAAAAACGGCGCGGTGTCGTCGGCGTATCCGATCATCGTCGCTTCCGGCGCGCGCTCGGCACTTCCGCACGGATTAGCCAGCGACAAGCCACTCGGAATGAATGAATTCGTGACCATGGATTTTGGCGCGAATTACGAAGGATACTGTTCCGATTTGACGCGCACGGTTTTTATCGGCAAACCGACCGAACGCCATCGGGAGATTTACCAGATCGTGATGGAAGCGAACCAATCCGTCCTGGAGGGGCTGAAACCGGGAATGACCGGGAAGGAGGGTGACTCGTTGGCCAGGGAATATATTACGGGCCGCGGGTATGGGGATTATTTCGGTCATGGTCTCGGCCACGCCTTCGGTTTGGAGATTCACGAGCCCATGCGGTTTTCCCAACAAACGGAGGATAAGCTGGAGCCCGGCATGATTATGACGGTTGAACCCGGCATTTACCTGCCTGATTTTGGGGGCGTCCGCATCGAAGACAATATTCTGGTTACCGATACGGGCATCGAGGTGCTGACAACATCGAATAAAGAACTGATTGTGCTGTAA
- a CDS encoding carbohydrate ABC transporter permease, translating to MAGILFALPSILGLMLFVMLPMLASLLLSFTDYRIVNTPKFIGLANYIRLFDGTDPYFYNSLWVTLKYVILRVPLGLVFSFMAAFLLNMQFIRGKSVFRTIFYLPSIVPAVASSMIWLWLFSPDLGLFNSFLEALNLPTLNWLYSEQTVVPSIVLMSLWGMGSTIIIFLAGLQGVPRSLYEAATVDGAGALRKFQHITIPMMTPIIFFNLIMGSIGAFQVFTEALIMTQGGPNNASLFYNYYIYRQAFQFGEMGQASAIAWILFIIILLVTVIFFRTSKSWVFYESEV from the coding sequence ATGGCGGGCATTCTGTTTGCCCTACCCAGCATTTTGGGACTGATGTTGTTTGTCATGCTGCCGATGCTTGCCAGTTTGCTGCTCAGCTTTACGGATTACCGGATTGTCAACACGCCTAAATTTATTGGACTCGCCAATTATATTCGGCTCTTTGATGGAACGGACCCCTATTTCTACAACTCGTTATGGGTCACCTTGAAATACGTGATTCTCCGTGTTCCGCTGGGCCTTGTGTTCTCTTTTATGGCTGCGTTTTTGCTGAACATGCAATTCATTCGCGGCAAATCCGTCTTTCGCACGATCTTTTACTTGCCGTCTATTGTACCTGCTGTCGCCTCTTCCATGATCTGGCTCTGGTTGTTCAGTCCCGATCTGGGACTGTTCAACAGCTTTCTTGAAGCGTTGAATCTGCCCACGCTCAACTGGCTGTATTCCGAACAAACGGTGGTGCCTTCGATTGTGCTGATGAGTCTTTGGGGGATGGGTAGCACGATCATCATCTTCCTGGCGGGCTTGCAAGGGGTGCCGCGATCCTTGTATGAGGCGGCCACTGTGGATGGTGCCGGCGCCCTCCGGAAATTCCAGCATATTACGATTCCGATGATGACGCCAATTATTTTCTTTAATTTGATCATGGGGTCAATCGGAGCCTTTCAGGTGTTTACTGAGGCGCTGATTATGACGCAGGGAGGTCCAAATAACGCCAGCCTGTTTTATAACTACTATATTTACCGGCAGGCCTTTCAGTTTGGCGAAATGGGGCAAGCCTCCGCCATTGCGTGGATTCTTTTTATCATCATCCTTTTGGTTACGGTTATATTCTTCCGCACATCGAAGTCCTGGGTATTCTATGAAAGCGAGGTGTAG